One window from the genome of Caldisericum sp. encodes:
- the phoU gene encoding phosphate signaling complex protein PhoU, giving the protein MLEDRLKALTEKILKMSSIAEEMVKLSVRSIVEKKMEWAEKVINELEPQVNDLEIEIDDLAIETLALYAPQAKNLRKVAMIIKMVKDLERVGDLSVNIAEFARELIPQPDVKPYIDLPRMAETALQMLDDAITAFVNEDSALGKEICIRDDIVDQLNDQIIRELITYMLSDPRTINRAILIIRVSENVERIADQATNIGEYVVYIGEGKVIKHHHFEKES; this is encoded by the coding sequence ATGTTAGAAGATAGATTAAAAGCGTTAACAGAAAAAATTTTGAAAATGTCAAGCATTGCAGAGGAAATGGTAAAACTATCAGTTAGATCGATAGTAGAAAAGAAAATGGAATGGGCTGAAAAGGTAATAAACGAACTTGAGCCTCAGGTAAACGATCTTGAAATAGAAATCGATGACCTTGCCATAGAAACACTTGCACTTTACGCACCTCAGGCAAAAAACCTGAGAAAAGTTGCGATGATAATAAAGATGGTAAAAGACCTCGAGAGGGTTGGCGACCTTTCAGTAAACATAGCTGAGTTTGCAAGGGAATTAATACCGCAGCCAGATGTAAAGCCTTATATAGACCTTCCAAGAATGGCTGAAACTGCCTTGCAGATGCTTGACGATGCAATTACCGCTTTTGTAAACGAAGATAGCGCCCTTGGAAAAGAAATATGTATAAGAGACGACATAGTCGACCAACTTAACGACCAAATTATAAGAGAACTTATAACCTATATGCTAAGCGATCCGAGAACAATAAACAGAGCAATACTCATAATAAGAGTTTCAGAAAATGTTGAGCGTATCGCAGACCAGGCAACAAATATTGGTGAATATGTAGTCTATATAGGCGAAGGAAAAGTTATAAAGCACCACCACTTCGAAAAAGAGAGTTAA